The Streptomyces luteogriseus genome includes a window with the following:
- the paaB gene encoding 1,2-phenylacetyl-CoA epoxidase subunit PaaB encodes MTADKQDWPLYEVFVRGKRGLNHVHVGSLHAADDRMALTHARDLYTRRNEGVSIWVVRSEHIAASTRDEKDPFFEPSADKVYRHPTFYDIPDDVPHI; translated from the coding sequence ACAAGCAGGACTGGCCGCTGTACGAGGTGTTCGTACGCGGCAAGCGCGGCCTGAACCACGTCCACGTGGGATCGCTGCACGCCGCCGACGACCGCATGGCCCTCACCCACGCCCGCGACCTGTACACCCGGCGCAACGAGGGCGTGTCCATCTGGGTCGTGCGCTCGGAGCACATCGCCGCCTCGACCCGCGACGAGAAGGACCCGTTCTTCGAGCCCAGCGCCGACAAGGTCTACCGGCACCCGACCTTCTACGACATCCCCGACGACGTCCCGCACATCTGA
- the paaC gene encoding 1,2-phenylacetyl-CoA epoxidase subunit PaaC — protein MSDDHVYMTLAEGHEDDTRWAYGTGFEDPLHGVDTAVPDAVDAGELAALCVTLADDALVCAQRLAEWTTRAPELEEEVALANIGLDLLGQARLLYSRAGQADGTGRDEDAFAYFRDAAAFRNVRLAELPNGDFAFSVVRLLVFASWRLAHFERLTAHRDPVLAAIAAKGVKELTYHRQYAAEWAVRLGDGTEESHRRMRRAQEQVAPYLGELFTAYDVRDEVVAVLRQVTEAAGLPMPVYRPLPGSGRAGEHTEHLAPLLAELQGVARAHPEATW, from the coding sequence ATGAGCGACGACCACGTCTACATGACCCTCGCCGAGGGACACGAGGACGACACCCGCTGGGCCTACGGCACCGGCTTCGAGGACCCCCTGCACGGCGTCGACACCGCCGTGCCCGACGCCGTGGACGCCGGTGAACTGGCCGCCCTCTGCGTCACCCTGGCCGACGACGCCCTGGTCTGCGCCCAGCGGCTCGCCGAGTGGACCACCCGCGCCCCCGAGCTGGAGGAGGAGGTGGCGCTGGCCAACATCGGTCTCGACCTGCTCGGCCAGGCCCGTCTGCTCTACTCCCGCGCGGGCCAGGCAGACGGCACCGGCCGCGACGAGGACGCCTTCGCCTACTTCCGCGACGCCGCCGCCTTCCGCAACGTACGCCTGGCCGAACTGCCCAACGGCGACTTCGCGTTCTCCGTCGTGCGGCTGCTGGTGTTCGCCAGCTGGCGCCTCGCGCACTTCGAGCGGCTCACCGCACACCGCGACCCGGTGCTCGCGGCCATCGCCGCCAAGGGCGTGAAGGAGCTGACCTACCACCGCCAGTACGCGGCCGAGTGGGCCGTGCGCCTCGGCGACGGCACCGAGGAGTCGCACCGCCGGATGCGCAGGGCACAGGAGCAGGTCGCGCCCTACCTGGGCGAGCTGTTCACGGCGTACGACGTCCGGGACGAGGTCGTCGCCGTGCTGCGCCAGGTCACCGAGGCCGCCGGGCTCCCCATGCCCGTCTACCGCCCGCTGCCCGGCTCCGGCCGCGCCGGGGAGCACACCGAGCATCTCGCCCCGCTGCTCGCCGAGTTGCAGGGCGTGGCCCGCGCCCACCCGGAGGCGACATGGTGA
- the paaD gene encoding 1,2-phenylacetyl-CoA epoxidase subunit PaaD, protein MVTALLDERRARHIAEQVPDPELPMLTLADLGVLREVSLAPDGTVVASLTPTYSGCPAMAEMRAGVAARLREAGYERVEIRTVLDPPWSTDWITADGRRKLAEHGIAPPGAAPARAAGPVPLVLSPARRSVPCPRCGHPDTEETSRFGATSCKSLWRCLACREPFEYVKEI, encoded by the coding sequence ATGGTGACGGCACTCCTCGACGAGCGACGGGCCCGGCACATCGCCGAGCAGGTGCCCGACCCCGAACTGCCCATGCTCACCCTGGCCGACCTCGGCGTACTGCGCGAGGTGAGCCTGGCCCCGGACGGCACCGTGGTCGCGAGCCTGACCCCGACCTACTCGGGCTGCCCGGCGATGGCCGAGATGCGCGCCGGCGTGGCCGCGCGGCTGCGCGAGGCGGGGTACGAGCGCGTCGAGATCCGCACGGTCCTCGACCCGCCCTGGAGCACCGACTGGATCACGGCGGACGGCCGCCGCAAGCTCGCCGAGCACGGCATCGCCCCGCCCGGCGCCGCGCCCGCGCGCGCCGCCGGCCCGGTCCCGCTCGTCCTGTCGCCGGCCCGCCGCTCCGTGCCCTGCCCCCGCTGCGGTCACCCCGACACCGAGGAGACCTCCCGCTTCGGCGCCACCTCCTGCAAGTCCCTGTGGCGCTGCCTCGCCTGCCGCGAGCCGTTCGAGTACGTCAAGGAGATCTGA
- the paaE gene encoding 1,2-phenylacetyl-CoA epoxidase subunit PaaE, producing MEDLMEPAPTPAARPRARRRPVFHPLRVAAVQPLCEDAAAVSFDIPAELAEEFTFAPGQSLTLRRDIDGRDERRSYSICAPAGTAPRIGVRVVPGGLFSSWLVHDVRPGDTVEVMAPTGAFTPDLTTHGHHVLIAAGSGITPMVSITESVLAADPRSRVTLLYGNRRTGTVMFADDLADLKDLYPTRFQLAHVLSREPREAEVLSGRLDAERLSALVDALVDVESADHWWLCGPHGMVRAAQQVLTGLDVPADRVHQELFYADDEPVREVHHAETGPTGPVSQVTVTLDGRSTTSPLPRDRTILEGAQQTRPDLPFACKGGVCGTCRAQVTDGKADMRRNFALEPSEVDAGYVLTCQSFPVSEELTVDFDT from the coding sequence ATGGAGGACCTGATGGAGCCGGCCCCCACCCCGGCGGCCCGCCCGCGTGCCCGCCGACGTCCGGTCTTCCACCCCCTGCGGGTCGCCGCAGTGCAGCCGCTGTGCGAGGACGCGGCAGCCGTGAGCTTCGACATCCCGGCCGAACTGGCCGAGGAGTTCACCTTCGCCCCCGGCCAGTCCCTCACCCTGCGCCGCGACATCGACGGCCGGGACGAGCGCCGCTCCTACTCGATCTGCGCCCCCGCCGGCACGGCACCGCGCATCGGCGTTCGGGTCGTGCCGGGCGGCCTCTTCTCCTCCTGGCTGGTGCACGACGTACGCCCCGGCGACACCGTCGAGGTGATGGCACCCACCGGCGCCTTCACCCCCGACCTCACCACTCACGGCCACCACGTCCTCATCGCCGCCGGCTCCGGAATCACCCCCATGGTCTCCATCACCGAGTCCGTCCTGGCCGCCGACCCCCGCTCGCGCGTCACCCTCCTCTACGGCAACCGCCGCACCGGCACGGTGATGTTCGCCGACGATCTCGCCGACCTGAAGGACCTCTACCCGACGCGGTTCCAGCTCGCCCATGTCCTCTCGCGCGAGCCCCGCGAAGCAGAGGTGCTCTCCGGCCGCCTCGACGCCGAGCGGCTCTCCGCCCTCGTCGACGCCCTGGTCGACGTGGAGTCCGCCGACCACTGGTGGCTGTGCGGCCCGCACGGCATGGTCCGCGCCGCCCAGCAGGTCCTCACCGGCCTCGACGTGCCCGCCGACCGCGTCCACCAGGAACTCTTCTACGCCGACGACGAGCCCGTCCGCGAGGTCCACCACGCCGAGACCGGCCCCACCGGCCCGGTCAGCCAGGTCACCGTCACCCTCGACGGCCGCTCCACCACGTCCCCGCTGCCCCGCGACCGCACCATCCTGGAAGGGGCGCAACAGACCCGCCCCGACCTGCCCTTCGCCTGCAAGGGCGGTGTCTGCGGCACCTGCCGCGCCCAGGTCACCGACGGCAAGGCCGACATGCGCCGCAACTTCGCCCTCGAACCGTCCGAGGTCGACGCCGGCTACGTCCTCACCTGCCAGTCGTTCCCGGTGTCGGAGGAGCTGACGGTGGACTTCGACACCTGA
- a CDS encoding PucR family transcriptional regulator, with amino-acid sequence MNQHPPTACRDSAPAGRAPTLADVLALPVLAAGQPQVVTGLAQLDRPVRWVHITELTDPASFLKGGELVLTTGMPLPEDAAGVRRYVDELTEVGAAALIIELVRRYHRPPDALVQACRARGLPLVTLARDVNFLEVTQVVHALILGNQADAMRRTQRIHEAFTALTLRGAGPEDVVRAAAEMSGRTVVLENLVHQALICEPSGSTVEEALGDWERRSRAAEPGGDRTEVGGPEGWLTAPVSYQGERWGRLAMLPADGPVFGPEHVTVLERTAMALTVARLIHSTPWEHTAHRTVLRELAEQRHHSAEDVRARCAALGLPTEAGVFLAILVDPGPGAEGSEAETRLHRELRSAGIPALVGELSPGRLGVLLALRPAQPWRPVAERLSRTALALAPEAIIGVGSEVADLADTARSFREAARVIEATPPGQPLPADRSFHELPDIDLRRLLYALREDTRIQDYTERRLSRLVDHDTRHGTDLLTTLGHYLDAAGNKTTAARRGGLSRETMYQRLRTIERLLDTDLESGDRRTELHVALTVLRVLRGGQGR; translated from the coding sequence GTGAACCAGCACCCCCCGACGGCCTGCCGTGACTCCGCCCCGGCCGGTCGCGCACCCACCCTCGCCGACGTCCTGGCCCTGCCCGTCCTGGCCGCCGGACAGCCTCAGGTCGTCACGGGACTGGCCCAGCTGGACCGGCCGGTGCGGTGGGTGCACATCACCGAGCTGACGGACCCGGCCTCCTTCCTCAAGGGCGGCGAGCTGGTCCTGACCACCGGTATGCCCCTGCCCGAGGACGCCGCGGGCGTCCGCCGGTACGTCGACGAACTCACCGAGGTGGGAGCGGCTGCCCTGATCATCGAACTCGTACGGCGCTATCACCGGCCGCCCGATGCCCTCGTGCAGGCCTGCCGGGCCCGGGGACTCCCCCTGGTCACCCTCGCCCGGGACGTCAACTTCCTGGAGGTCACCCAGGTCGTGCACGCGCTGATCCTCGGCAACCAGGCCGACGCGATGCGGCGGACGCAGCGGATCCACGAGGCGTTCACCGCTCTGACGTTGCGCGGGGCCGGGCCGGAGGACGTGGTGCGCGCGGCGGCGGAGATGAGCGGCCGCACGGTCGTGCTGGAGAACCTGGTGCACCAGGCGCTGATCTGCGAGCCCTCGGGGAGCACGGTGGAGGAGGCGCTCGGGGACTGGGAGCGGCGCTCCCGTGCGGCCGAGCCCGGCGGCGACCGTACCGAGGTGGGCGGCCCGGAGGGCTGGCTCACCGCTCCCGTCTCCTACCAGGGCGAACGCTGGGGGCGTCTGGCCATGCTGCCCGCCGACGGGCCGGTCTTCGGCCCGGAGCACGTCACCGTCCTGGAGCGGACGGCGATGGCCCTGACCGTGGCCCGGCTCATCCACTCCACGCCGTGGGAGCACACGGCCCACCGCACCGTCCTGCGGGAGCTGGCGGAGCAGCGCCACCACTCCGCCGAGGACGTCCGGGCCCGCTGCGCCGCGCTGGGATTGCCCACGGAGGCAGGTGTCTTCCTGGCGATCCTCGTGGATCCGGGCCCCGGCGCGGAGGGGAGCGAGGCGGAGACGCGGCTGCACCGGGAGCTGAGGTCGGCCGGGATTCCGGCCCTGGTCGGCGAGCTCTCCCCCGGCCGCCTCGGCGTGCTGCTGGCCCTGCGTCCCGCCCAGCCCTGGCGTCCCGTGGCCGAACGGCTGAGCCGCACCGCGCTGGCTCTGGCCCCCGAGGCGATCATCGGCGTCGGCTCGGAGGTGGCGGACCTCGCCGACACCGCACGTTCCTTCCGGGAGGCGGCCCGGGTCATAGAGGCCACCCCGCCCGGACAGCCCCTCCCCGCGGACCGTTCCTTCCACGAGCTGCCGGACATCGACCTGCGCCGGCTGCTGTACGCGCTGCGCGAGGACACCCGGATCCAGGACTACACGGAACGGCGGCTGAGCCGGCTCGTCGACCACGACACCCGGCACGGCACCGACCTGCTGACGACCCTGGGCCACTACCTCGACGCCGCCGGCAACAAGACGACGGCGGCCCGTCGCGGCGGTCTGTCCAGGGAGACCATGTACCAGCGCCTGCGCACCATCGAACGCCTCCTCGACACCGACCTCGAATCCGGCGACCGCCGTACCGAACTGCACGTGGCGCTCACGGTGTTGCGGGTTCTGCGCGGTGGCCAGGGGCGGTGA
- a CDS encoding aspartate aminotransferase family protein — translation MTALSPHLRQATPVVAARGEGVHLYGEDGRRYLDFTAGIGVTSTGHCHPKVVAAAQEQVGTLIHGQYTTVMHQPLRRLVDKLGEVLPAGLDSLFFTNSGSEAVESALRLARQATGRPNVVVCHGGFHGRTVAAASMTTSGIRFRSGFSPLMSGVVVTPFPTAYRYGWDEETATRFALRELDYTLQTISSPADTAAIIVEPVLGEGGYVPANRAFMEGLRERADRHGFLLILDEVQTGVGRTGRFWGHDHFGVTPDILVTAKGLASGFPLSGIAASEELMTKAWPGSQGGTYGANAVACAAACATLDVVRDEKLVENAEAMGKRLRQGLEAVADRTPGIGDVRGLGLMLATEFVTEDGSPDPETAARVQRAAIDEGLLLLLCGAWNQVVRMIPALVIDEAGVDEGLQAWANAVEAGTSGASGR, via the coding sequence ATGACCGCACTGTCGCCGCACCTTCGCCAGGCCACGCCCGTCGTGGCGGCCCGGGGCGAGGGCGTCCACCTCTACGGCGAGGACGGCCGCCGCTACCTCGACTTCACCGCCGGCATCGGCGTCACCAGCACCGGGCACTGCCACCCCAAGGTCGTGGCGGCGGCGCAGGAGCAGGTGGGCACGCTGATCCACGGCCAGTACACGACCGTCATGCACCAGCCGCTGCGCCGTCTCGTCGACAAGCTGGGCGAGGTGCTGCCGGCCGGCCTGGACAGCCTGTTCTTCACCAACTCCGGCAGCGAGGCCGTGGAGTCGGCGCTGCGGCTGGCCCGCCAGGCCACCGGCCGGCCGAACGTCGTCGTCTGTCACGGTGGCTTCCACGGCCGCACCGTCGCCGCGGCCTCCATGACCACCTCCGGCATCCGCTTCCGGTCCGGCTTCTCCCCGCTGATGAGCGGCGTGGTCGTCACCCCCTTCCCGACGGCCTACCGCTACGGCTGGGACGAGGAGACCGCGACGCGTTTCGCCCTGAGGGAACTCGACTACACCCTCCAGACGATCTCCTCGCCGGCCGACACGGCGGCGATCATCGTCGAGCCGGTCCTCGGCGAGGGCGGCTACGTTCCCGCGAACCGTGCCTTCATGGAAGGCCTGCGCGAGCGGGCGGACCGGCACGGCTTCCTGTTGATCCTCGACGAGGTGCAGACCGGCGTCGGCCGCACCGGCCGCTTCTGGGGCCACGACCACTTCGGCGTCACCCCCGACATCCTCGTCACCGCAAAGGGCCTGGCCAGCGGCTTCCCTCTCTCCGGCATCGCCGCCTCCGAGGAACTGATGACCAAGGCGTGGCCCGGCTCGCAGGGCGGCACGTACGGCGCCAACGCCGTCGCCTGCGCCGCCGCCTGCGCGACGCTGGACGTCGTACGCGACGAGAAGCTCGTCGAGAACGCCGAGGCGATGGGCAAGCGGCTGCGCCAGGGCCTGGAGGCCGTCGCCGACCGCACCCCGGGCATCGGCGACGTCCGCGGCCTCGGTCTCATGCTCGCCACCGAGTTCGTCACCGAGGACGGCAGCCCCGACCCGGAGACCGCCGCCCGCGTCCAGCGCGCCGCCATCGACGAGGGCCTGCTCCTGCTGCTGTGCGGCGCCTGGAACCAGGTCGTCCGCATGATCCCGGCGCTCGTGATCGACGAGGCGGGCGTCGACGAGGGTCTCCAGGCCTGGGCGAACGCGGTCGAGGCCGGGACGTCGGGAGCGTCGGGCCGATGA
- a CDS encoding FAD-binding and (Fe-S)-binding domain-containing protein codes for MTTATRDLAGLTARLAELAPGLRVETGPGATGPYAYDASNYRVPPRAVVFPRSVDDVVGVVRACREAGVPVTARGGGTSMAGNAVGPGVVLDFSRYMNRILDIDVEARTARVEAGVVLDALRSATALHGLDFGPDPSSHSRCTLGGMIGNDACGNRSVRDGRTSGHVVALEIVTADGVRAVADHTGLHPVDPREGALVARLEADLKRLVGENLALIRTELGRIPRQVSGYQLHHLLPENGFDLARALVGTEGSCAVVTAATVRLVATAQASTLLTLGYEDVVAAAEDVPEILRFAPSAVEGMDEAIVATMRARRGPDSVTGLPEGHAWLYVELEGDDPAEVHARADALLEALEAQGRLTGGRVVESPAERRSLWRVREDGAGLAARLVDGGESWPGWEDAAVAPENLAAYLRGFRKLLAAHDLTGVLYGHFGAGCVHVRIDFDMVTDAGRAVMRQFLAEAAALVVEHGGTLSGEHGDGRARGELLEVMYSHRMIAAFAAFKQVFDPEGLLNPGVIVDPAPLGADLALRELPLMDTTFGFPHDEDGFAGAVRRCVGVGRCRSDAGGVMCPSYRATGEENDSTRGRARMLQEMVRGETVTDGWRSTEVRDALDLCLSCKACSSDCPVGVDMATYKAEFLHQHYKGRLRPRSHYSLGWLPLTSKLVGYAARPLNALLRGPVGKLLARLGGVTTKRRIPAFATRRALRRALRASRTGEPAKTLLFVDSFTRAFRPEVAGAASRVLADAGIPCTAEDDLCCGLTWVSTGQLSLARRIMARTVARLDNGDERPIVVTEPSCAAALKRDVPELLGTDAARRVAARVHTLSGALTDLAEPGWTPPELPDNVVLQTHCHEYATFKGRHPRDLLGRLGVRKVDEAEGCCGLAGNFGFEEQHYDTSMAVADLALKPRLDDIDPGTPAVVVADGFSCATQIDHLAGDRGIRALHLAELLDPSADRPGQPGENS; via the coding sequence ATGACCACCGCCACCCGCGACCTGGCGGGTCTCACGGCCCGGCTCGCCGAGCTGGCGCCCGGTCTGCGGGTGGAGACCGGCCCGGGGGCCACCGGCCCCTACGCCTATGACGCGTCCAACTACCGTGTGCCGCCGCGGGCGGTGGTCTTCCCGCGTTCCGTCGATGATGTGGTCGGCGTTGTGCGGGCCTGCCGTGAGGCGGGTGTGCCGGTCACCGCCCGGGGCGGCGGCACGAGCATGGCCGGCAACGCCGTCGGGCCGGGGGTGGTGCTGGACTTCTCCCGGTACATGAACCGGATCCTGGACATCGACGTCGAGGCGCGCACGGCACGGGTCGAGGCGGGGGTGGTGCTGGACGCGCTGCGCAGCGCGACCGCTTTGCATGGTCTGGATTTCGGTCCGGATCCGTCGTCGCACAGTCGATGCACGCTGGGCGGGATGATCGGCAACGATGCGTGCGGGAACCGGTCGGTGCGTGACGGGCGCACCAGCGGGCATGTGGTCGCGCTGGAGATCGTGACGGCGGATGGTGTGCGGGCCGTGGCCGATCACACGGGGCTGCATCCGGTCGACCCTCGCGAGGGTGCTCTCGTCGCCCGGCTGGAGGCGGACCTCAAGCGCCTGGTCGGTGAGAACCTGGCGTTGATCCGGACGGAGCTGGGGCGTATCCCGCGTCAGGTCTCGGGTTATCAGCTGCACCATCTGCTGCCGGAGAACGGCTTCGATCTGGCCCGTGCGCTGGTGGGCACGGAAGGTTCCTGTGCGGTCGTCACCGCCGCGACGGTCCGTCTGGTGGCGACCGCACAGGCCTCCACCCTCCTCACCCTCGGCTACGAGGACGTGGTCGCTGCGGCCGAGGACGTGCCGGAGATCCTGCGCTTCGCGCCCAGCGCGGTCGAGGGCATGGACGAGGCGATCGTGGCGACCATGCGCGCCCGCCGCGGACCGGACTCCGTCACCGGCCTGCCCGAAGGCCACGCCTGGCTGTACGTCGAACTCGAAGGAGACGACCCGGCCGAGGTGCACGCACGGGCGGACGCGTTGCTGGAAGCCCTCGAGGCGCAGGGGCGGTTGACCGGTGGCCGGGTCGTGGAGAGTCCCGCCGAGCGGCGCTCGCTGTGGCGGGTGCGTGAGGACGGGGCCGGGCTCGCGGCCCGGCTGGTGGACGGCGGGGAGTCCTGGCCCGGGTGGGAGGACGCCGCCGTCGCGCCGGAGAATCTGGCCGCCTACCTGCGGGGGTTCCGCAAGCTGCTGGCCGCGCACGACCTGACCGGTGTGCTGTACGGGCACTTCGGCGCCGGGTGTGTGCACGTACGCATCGACTTCGACATGGTCACCGACGCCGGCCGGGCCGTGATGCGGCAGTTCCTCGCCGAGGCCGCCGCCCTGGTCGTGGAGCATGGCGGCACGCTGTCGGGTGAGCACGGTGACGGACGTGCCCGCGGTGAGCTGCTTGAGGTGATGTACAGCCACCGGATGATCGCCGCGTTCGCCGCGTTCAAGCAGGTCTTCGACCCCGAGGGGCTGCTCAACCCCGGCGTCATCGTCGACCCCGCCCCACTGGGCGCCGACCTGGCGCTGCGTGAACTGCCTCTGATGGACACGACGTTCGGCTTCCCGCACGACGAGGACGGCTTCGCCGGTGCGGTGCGCCGGTGTGTCGGGGTCGGCCGCTGCCGCAGCGATGCGGGCGGGGTGATGTGCCCCAGTTACCGGGCCACGGGCGAGGAGAACGACTCCACCCGCGGCCGGGCCCGCATGCTCCAGGAGATGGTCCGCGGCGAGACAGTGACCGACGGCTGGCGCTCCACCGAGGTGCGCGACGCACTCGATCTGTGCCTGTCGTGCAAGGCCTGCTCCAGCGACTGCCCGGTCGGCGTCGACATGGCCACGTACAAGGCGGAGTTCCTGCACCAGCACTACAAGGGCAGGCTCAGACCCCGCTCCCACTACTCCCTCGGCTGGCTGCCGCTCACGTCCAAGCTCGTCGGGTACGCGGCCCGCCCGCTGAACGCGCTGCTGCGCGGACCCGTCGGGAAGCTGCTCGCGCGCCTCGGCGGCGTGACCACCAAGCGCCGGATCCCGGCCTTCGCCACCCGCCGCGCGCTGCGCCGTGCCCTCCGCGCGTCGAGGACCGGCGAACCGGCGAAGACGCTGCTTTTCGTGGACAGCTTCACCCGCGCCTTCCGCCCCGAGGTGGCCGGGGCCGCCAGCCGCGTACTTGCCGACGCCGGCATCCCCTGCACGGCCGAGGACGACCTGTGCTGCGGCCTGACCTGGGTGAGCACCGGACAGCTGTCCCTCGCGCGCCGCATCATGGCCCGCACCGTCGCCCGCCTCGACAACGGCGACGAACGGCCTATCGTCGTGACCGAACCCAGCTGCGCCGCGGCACTCAAGCGTGACGTGCCCGAACTCCTCGGCACCGACGCCGCCCGGCGTGTCGCGGCCCGTGTCCACACCCTCTCCGGAGCCCTCACCGACCTCGCCGAACCCGGCTGGACGCCCCCGGAGCTGCCGGACAACGTCGTGCTGCAGACCCACTGCCACGAGTACGCCACCTTCAAGGGCCGCCACCCCCGCGACCTGCTCGGCCGCCTCGGCGTACGCAAGGTTGACGAGGCCGAGGGCTGCTGCGGACTCGCTGGCAACTTCGGCTTCGAGGAGCAGCATTACGACACCTCGATGGCCGTCGCCGACCTCGCCCTCAAGCCACGCCTCGACGACATCGACCCGGGCACCCCGGCCGTCGTCGTGGCCGACGGCTTCAGCTGCGCCACCCAGATCGACCACCTCGCCGGAGACCGGGGCATCCGCGCCCTGCACCTCGCGGAACTGCTCGACCCCTCCGCCGACCGGCCCGGACAACCAGGAGAGAACTCATGA
- a CDS encoding NAD-dependent succinate-semialdehyde dehydrogenase, whose amino-acid sequence MTDTPTQLFIGGAWVDAADGATMPVDDPATGEALCHVADAGMKDAKLAEEAAVQAQEAWARTAPRVRSEILRRAYEIILERTDELAHLMTAEMGKPLAEARGEVAYAAEFFRWFSEEAVRIDGGLTTLPDGRNRMLLSRRPVGPCLLITPWNFPLAMGTRKIGPAVAAGCTMVLKPAPQTPLSSLALAAILKEAGLPDGVLNVVTTSRAGEVCEPLLRGGRIRKLSFTGSTAVGQLLLAQSAEAVVRTSMELGGNAPFVVFEDADLDKAVDGAMVAKMRNMGEACTAANRFFVHRSVAQEFGRRLAERMGALVVGPGTRDGVDVGPLIDRRGRAKVEELVADAVERGAQVLVGGRTPEGPGCFYPPTVLADVDPGSRLMDTEIFGPVAAILTFDDEDEVIRRANDTPWGLVGYVFTEGLDRALRVSERLEVGMVGLNTGLVSNPAAPFGGVKQSGLGREGGRVGIDEFLEYQYLAVPVS is encoded by the coding sequence ATGACCGACACGCCCACGCAGTTGTTCATCGGCGGTGCCTGGGTGGACGCCGCGGACGGCGCCACCATGCCCGTCGACGACCCGGCGACCGGCGAGGCCCTCTGCCATGTCGCCGACGCGGGCATGAAGGACGCCAAGCTCGCCGAGGAAGCGGCCGTGCAGGCGCAGGAGGCCTGGGCGCGTACGGCGCCCCGGGTGCGCAGCGAGATCCTGCGCCGCGCCTACGAGATCATCCTCGAGCGCACCGACGAGCTCGCCCACCTGATGACGGCCGAGATGGGAAAGCCGCTCGCCGAGGCCAGGGGAGAGGTGGCGTACGCGGCCGAGTTCTTCCGCTGGTTCTCCGAGGAGGCCGTCCGTATCGACGGGGGACTCACCACCCTGCCGGACGGCCGCAACCGCATGCTGCTCTCCCGCCGCCCGGTCGGCCCCTGCCTGCTGATCACCCCGTGGAACTTCCCGCTGGCCATGGGCACCCGCAAGATCGGCCCGGCGGTCGCCGCCGGCTGCACGATGGTGCTCAAGCCGGCCCCGCAGACCCCTCTCTCCAGCCTTGCCCTCGCCGCGATCCTCAAGGAGGCCGGGCTGCCGGACGGCGTGCTGAACGTCGTCACCACCTCCCGTGCGGGGGAGGTGTGCGAACCGCTCCTGCGCGGCGGGCGGATTCGCAAGCTCTCCTTCACCGGCTCCACGGCCGTCGGACAGTTGCTGCTCGCCCAGAGCGCGGAGGCGGTCGTACGGACCTCGATGGAACTGGGCGGCAACGCGCCGTTCGTCGTCTTCGAGGACGCCGACCTGGACAAGGCCGTGGACGGCGCGATGGTCGCGAAGATGCGCAACATGGGGGAGGCGTGCACGGCCGCCAACCGCTTCTTCGTGCACCGCTCGGTGGCGCAGGAGTTCGGGCGGCGTCTTGCCGAGCGGATGGGCGCGCTGGTCGTCGGTCCGGGCACCCGCGACGGCGTCGACGTCGGCCCGCTGATCGACCGGCGGGGACGCGCCAAGGTGGAGGAGCTCGTCGCCGACGCGGTGGAGCGCGGGGCGCAGGTGCTCGTGGGCGGCCGTACCCCCGAAGGCCCCGGCTGTTTCTACCCGCCGACCGTGCTGGCCGACGTCGATCCCGGCAGCCGTCTGATGGACACGGAGATCTTCGGCCCGGTCGCCGCGATCCTCACGTTCGACGACGAGGACGAGGTGATCCGCCGGGCCAACGACACCCCCTGGGGCCTGGTCGGTTACGTCTTCACCGAGGGCCTCGACCGCGCACTGCGGGTGAGCGAGCGGCTGGAGGTGGGCATGGTGGGGCTGAACACGGGCCTCGTGTCCAACCCGGCCGCGCCGTTCGGCGGCGTCAAGCAGTCCGGGCTGGGCCGCGAGGGCGGCCGGGTGGGGATCGACGAGTTCCTGGAGTACCAGTACCTCGCGGTGCCCGTGAGCTGA
- a CDS encoding cupin domain-containing protein: protein MSFLKTIDTNPSFAPHESGPLPERLVSGDPAFLTWPQDIARGEMIHTGVWEATPGETRSIKGETFEFCHILAGVAELTPEGGEPVVYKAGDSFVMKPGFVGVWKTIETVRKIYVIVK, encoded by the coding sequence ATGTCGTTCCTGAAGACCATCGACACCAACCCCTCGTTCGCGCCGCACGAGTCCGGCCCGCTCCCGGAACGTCTGGTCTCCGGCGACCCCGCGTTCCTGACCTGGCCCCAGGACATCGCCCGCGGCGAAATGATCCATACGGGAGTCTGGGAAGCGACGCCAGGCGAGACGCGCTCGATCAAGGGAGAGACCTTCGAGTTCTGCCACATCCTCGCCGGCGTCGCGGAACTCACGCCGGAAGGCGGCGAGCCGGTGGTCTACAAGGCGGGCGACAGCTTTGTCATGAAGCCGGGCTTCGTCGGTGTCTGGAAGACGATCGAGACGGTGCGCAAGATCTACGTGATCGTGAAGTGA